A region from the Clostridiales bacterium genome encodes:
- the rlmN gene encoding 23S rRNA (adenine(2503)-C(2))-methyltransferase RlmN encodes MKPLLIDYNFDELNKLLSDQPKFRAKQIFKWLHNGVDFADMTDIPQGLREFLSQNYTASSLKIIKILRSKKDSAQKFLYQLNDGNIIEGVVMEYKYGFTICASAQVGCRMGCAFCASGIGGLVRNLSAGEILGQVIAVNKYLGGTITDRKITNIVLMGSGEPLDNYQNVTKFLNLVSCPEGINVSQRNISLSTCGICENIVRLADDGFKITLTISLHSAIDQVRKTLMPIANKYTVSDIVNAAKYYFEKTGRRIIYEYAMIPDKNMDNKSLGELVKITKGYSCHINLIMLNYVKEKDLKPCSYEQAKDFANKLKKHNVSVTIRRSMGSDIEGACGQLRNTVLKEINGT; translated from the coding sequence ATGAAACCATTGCTAATTGATTATAATTTTGACGAATTAAATAAATTATTGAGCGACCAGCCCAAATTTAGAGCGAAGCAGATTTTTAAATGGCTTCATAACGGCGTAGATTTTGCCGATATGACCGATATACCGCAAGGGCTTAGGGAATTCTTGTCGCAAAATTATACCGCGTCTTCTTTAAAAATTATTAAAATACTGCGTTCAAAAAAAGATAGCGCCCAAAAGTTTTTATATCAATTAAATGACGGCAACATAATAGAAGGCGTCGTAATGGAATATAAATATGGTTTTACTATTTGCGCGAGCGCGCAAGTAGGATGCCGTATGGGTTGCGCCTTTTGCGCGTCAGGGATAGGCGGGCTTGTTAGGAATTTAAGCGCGGGCGAAATTCTGGGTCAAGTAATCGCGGTTAATAAATATCTTGGCGGGACAATAACGGATAGAAAAATTACCAATATCGTTCTTATGGGCAGCGGAGAGCCTTTGGATAATTATCAAAATGTGACTAAGTTTTTAAATCTAGTTAGCTGTCCTGAAGGCATTAACGTCAGCCAAAGGAATATTTCGCTATCCACTTGCGGAATATGCGAAAATATTGTTAGACTTGCCGATGACGGTTTTAAAATAACATTAACGATATCGCTTCATTCGGCAATAGACCAAGTCCGTAAGACGCTTATGCCTATAGCGAATAAATATACTGTTAGCGATATAGTAAACGCCGCAAAATATTATTTTGAAAAAACCGGCAGAAGAATTATATATGAATACGCTATGATACCCGATAAGAATATGGACAACAAATCTTTAGGAGAATTGGTCAAAATTACCAAAGGCTATTCTTGCCATATCAATCTTATTATGTTAAATTATGTAAAAGAAAAAGACTTAAAGCCATGTTCTTACGAGCAAGCCAAAGATTTTGCGAACAAGCTAAAAAAACACAATGTTTCCGTAACCATAAGGCGCTCAATGGGGAGCGATATAGAAGGAGCGTGCGGACAATTAAGAAAT